From Roseibium alexandrii DFL-11, the proteins below share one genomic window:
- a CDS encoding lysophospholipid acyltransferase family protein, with protein MLKRIGRHPLVLSAIGSLLAGYLKLVYYTNRFTTEPVTIHEDTDKDLPVIVAMWHGQHFMVPFARPPHWPAKVMISKSADGEINAIAARKLGMGLIRASGGRTAHQIKKRGGMRGFIEAVRALKDGYSIAMTADVPKGPARHSGVGIVQLAKHSGRPILPVAVATSRSIELNSWDKASVNLPFGRGGIVGGDLIWVPSDMDDEGLEAYRQKVEDGLNTATRRVYELVGRPNG; from the coding sequence ATGCTAAAACGCATCGGCCGACATCCGCTTGTTCTTTCGGCAATCGGCTCCCTGCTCGCTGGATATTTGAAGCTGGTTTATTACACGAACCGCTTTACGACAGAACCTGTCACCATCCACGAAGACACGGACAAGGACCTGCCTGTGATCGTGGCCATGTGGCACGGCCAGCACTTCATGGTGCCGTTCGCCAGGCCACCCCATTGGCCGGCCAAGGTAATGATCTCCAAATCCGCGGATGGCGAAATCAATGCAATTGCCGCCCGGAAGCTGGGCATGGGATTGATCCGGGCCTCTGGCGGGCGGACTGCGCACCAAATCAAGAAACGCGGCGGCATGCGCGGCTTTATCGAGGCGGTGAGGGCGTTGAAGGACGGATACTCCATTGCCATGACCGCGGACGTTCCAAAGGGTCCCGCCCGGCATTCCGGAGTTGGCATTGTGCAGCTTGCCAAACACTCCGGCAGGCCGATCCTGCCCGTCGCCGTGGCCACGAGCCGCAGCATCGAGCTGAACAGCTGGGACAAGGCGAGTGTTAATTTGCCCTTTGGCCGGGGCGGTATTGTGGGCGGTGACTTGATCTGGGTGCCGTCTGACATGGATGATGAAGGACTTGAGGCCTACCGCCAGAAAGTGGAAGACGGTCTGAACACCGCAACGCGCCGGGTCTACGAGCTTGTCGGAAGGCCGAATGGCTGA
- a CDS encoding DUF4170 domain-containing protein → MSDTEAPKQLLHLVFGGELESPDGLTFRDLDELDIVGIYPNYAEAYTAWKAKAQATVDNAHMRYFIVHMHRLLDPDTAS, encoded by the coding sequence ATGAGCGATACAGAAGCACCGAAACAACTCCTGCATCTGGTCTTCGGCGGCGAACTGGAAAGTCCCGACGGTCTGACATTCCGCGATCTGGATGAACTGGACATCGTCGGGATCTATCCGAATTATGCGGAGGCTTACACGGCTTGGAAAGCCAAGGCGCAGGCCACCGTCGATAATGCGCACATGCGCTACTTCATTGTACACATGCACCGCTTGCTGGATCCCGACACGGCCAGCTGA
- a CDS encoding 3'(2'),5'-bisphosphate nucleotidase CysQ yields the protein MPGIDAAAFEADLKLLEDAALEAGELALTFFGRDPETWFKGNKSPVSEADIAVDRFLGETLRAARPDYGWLSEETADDPIRLQHDRVFIVDPIDGTRAFLAGGDEWTVSVAVVDKGRPVAGAVYCPRRKEMFLAAKGGGASLNKDEITVSDRTETAGALLTGPYSIAANKDIQAAGFEATDVLRSLAYRLAMVACGRADVGAARGGPSDWDLAAADLLVQEAGGTLTDLSGEQLIYNRAKTRHPALVAAPVQLSGPVRNVLGKLIA from the coding sequence TTGCCGGGAATTGATGCTGCCGCGTTTGAAGCCGACCTGAAGCTTTTGGAAGATGCAGCGCTGGAGGCCGGTGAGCTGGCGCTGACCTTTTTCGGCCGCGACCCGGAAACCTGGTTCAAGGGCAACAAGTCTCCGGTCTCGGAGGCTGACATCGCCGTCGACCGTTTTCTCGGCGAAACCTTGCGCGCAGCCCGGCCGGACTACGGCTGGCTGTCAGAAGAAACCGCTGACGATCCGATCCGGCTGCAGCATGACCGCGTGTTCATCGTGGATCCGATTGATGGAACCCGCGCTTTCCTGGCGGGCGGTGACGAGTGGACTGTGTCCGTCGCAGTTGTCGACAAGGGGCGGCCTGTCGCAGGCGCGGTCTATTGCCCTAGACGGAAGGAAATGTTTCTGGCGGCCAAAGGCGGTGGGGCGTCCTTGAACAAGGATGAGATCACGGTCTCAGACAGAACCGAAACGGCTGGCGCCCTGTTAACGGGCCCCTATTCGATTGCCGCCAACAAAGACATTCAAGCGGCCGGTTTTGAGGCAACGGATGTGTTGCGGTCTCTGGCCTACCGGCTCGCCATGGTGGCCTGTGGCCGGGCGGATGTCGGGGCCGCGCGCGGTGGTCCAAGTGATTGGGATCTTGCAGCCGCCGATCTTTTGGTGCAGGAAGCGGGCGGAACTCTGACCGATCTGTCGGGTGAGCAACTGATTTACAACCGCGCGAAAACGCGCCATCCCGCACTTGTTGCAGCCCCTGTGCAACTCAGCGGGCCGGTTCGTAACGTTCTGGGAAAGCTGATTGCTTAA
- a CDS encoding TldD/PmbA family protein — MSELIDQTELQSRAERLVAAARNAGADACDAIAVTGVSLGVEVRDGKVEETERAEGDDVTLRVFVGKRSAAVSANQLDNPSDLAERAVAMAKVAPEDPFAGLADPDMLVKQLPELELLDSKQLSADELTNIALEAEAAGLSVEGISKSGGASASWRLAGVVMATSHGFQGAYLSSRFGMSMTAVAGDGTAMERDYDFDSRTFFEDLDAPADIGRRAGERAVRRLNPDKISTRTTNVIYEARAARSILGHLVGAINGASVARKTSFLMDHMGEAVLAPGLTVVDDPFKRRGAATRPFDGEGTEASVLNMVEDGVLQHWYLDGASARELGLTPNGRARRAGSGTSPGSTNVTLMRGEKSLEELMADAGDGLLVTDLIGHGVNGLTGDYSRGAAGFWFENGKIVRPVSEITIAGNLKDMFKRMVPGSDLDNRYAAAAPSILIEGMALAGN; from the coding sequence ATGTCCGAATTGATTGATCAAACTGAACTCCAGTCCCGTGCCGAACGTCTGGTTGCCGCGGCCCGCAATGCAGGCGCAGATGCCTGCGACGCAATCGCTGTTACCGGTGTTTCTCTGGGCGTTGAGGTCCGGGACGGCAAGGTCGAGGAGACCGAACGGGCCGAGGGGGATGACGTTACCCTGCGCGTTTTCGTCGGAAAACGCAGTGCAGCTGTGTCGGCAAATCAGTTGGACAATCCGTCAGATCTTGCGGAACGCGCTGTCGCCATGGCCAAGGTGGCGCCGGAGGACCCGTTTGCGGGCCTCGCCGATCCGGATATGCTGGTCAAGCAGCTGCCGGAACTGGAGCTGTTGGACAGCAAACAATTGTCCGCGGATGAGCTCACCAACATAGCGCTCGAAGCAGAAGCTGCCGGCCTCAGCGTGGAGGGTATCAGCAAATCCGGTGGTGCATCGGCATCCTGGCGCCTTGCCGGTGTCGTGATGGCCACCAGCCATGGATTTCAGGGGGCTTATCTTTCGTCTCGTTTCGGTATGTCCATGACGGCGGTTGCCGGTGATGGCACAGCGATGGAGCGGGACTACGATTTTGACAGCCGGACATTCTTTGAAGATCTCGACGCGCCAGCGGATATTGGCCGCCGTGCCGGGGAGCGGGCTGTTCGCCGGTTGAACCCCGACAAGATTTCCACGCGCACCACGAATGTCATTTATGAAGCGCGGGCCGCCCGCAGCATCCTCGGACATCTGGTCGGCGCGATAAACGGCGCGTCAGTGGCCCGGAAGACCAGCTTCCTGATGGATCACATGGGAGAGGCGGTTTTGGCGCCGGGCCTGACGGTTGTTGACGACCCGTTCAAGCGCCGCGGCGCGGCAACCCGCCCGTTCGACGGTGAGGGAACCGAGGCCAGCGTTCTGAACATGGTTGAAGACGGCGTCTTGCAACACTGGTATTTGGATGGAGCCTCGGCAAGAGAGCTCGGGTTGACCCCGAACGGCCGCGCCCGGCGTGCAGGCAGTGGCACGTCTCCGGGCTCCACGAATGTAACGTTGATGCGGGGAGAAAAGTCTCTGGAAGAGCTGATGGCGGACGCGGGCGACGGTCTTCTTGTGACGGATCTGATCGGCCACGGCGTGAACGGCCTCACTGGAGATTATTCACGCGGAGCTGCCGGTTTCTGGTTCGAAAACGGCAAGATAGTTAGACCCGTCAGCGAAATCACGATCGCAGGCAATTTGAAGGACATGTTCAAGCGTATGGTGCCCGGCAGCGATCTGGACAACCGCTATGCAGCTGCGGCCCCTTCAATCCTGATTGAAGGAATGGCCCTTGCCGGGAATTGA
- a CDS encoding DUF6101 family protein, with amino-acid sequence MKRQTENQMTQAAGIGTEQVLHPGCLPVQFQQRLEARPGTTSLPADIFLDREKAIIKRRVGGLPVTIVVPMHGFDGVMVRIVPGNTPGEILASLILKHPDSALSITLVETHSSDELATHWSRWAQVLSLPMLVCDLGGAVKPIEAFQANPAAAPAPRRKLRLLTGRRPRFLNRRQTGSLGKVSSSYAHEREIIARD; translated from the coding sequence GTGAAGCGTCAAACAGAAAACCAGATGACACAAGCGGCCGGGATCGGCACCGAACAGGTGCTGCATCCCGGTTGCCTCCCAGTCCAGTTCCAGCAACGCCTGGAAGCCCGGCCCGGAACAACCTCCCTTCCGGCCGATATCTTTCTTGATCGCGAAAAAGCAATCATCAAGCGCCGTGTTGGTGGTCTGCCGGTCACAATTGTTGTGCCGATGCACGGATTTGACGGCGTGATGGTGCGCATTGTTCCAGGCAACACGCCGGGAGAGATCCTGGCCAGTTTGATCCTGAAACATCCCGACAGCGCGCTTTCGATCACACTCGTGGAAACTCATTCGTCTGACGAGTTGGCAACGCATTGGAGCCGCTGGGCGCAAGTCTTGTCCTTGCCCATGCTGGTGTGTGATCTCGGTGGTGCCGTCAAACCGATTGAAGCTTTTCAGGCCAACCCGGCTGCTGCCCCGGCGCCTCGCCGGAAACTGCGCCTCCTGACTGGCCGCCGCCCGCGCTTTCTGAACCGGCGGCAAACAGGATCACTTGGCAAAGTGTCTTCGAGTTACGCGCACGAACGCGAGATCATCGCGCGGGACTAA
- the ubiA gene encoding 4-hydroxybenzoate octaprenyltransferase, with product MFFSTRDTGPVADAVKKHWVDTRLPAGLRPYARLARWERPIGWWLLLWPCWWSAALAAIAAGNSWPNPWHMLLFLIGAIAMRGAGCTYNDIVDVDIDAQVERTRSRPIPAGQVSKRQAKIFLVVQALVGLLVLLQFNSFSIALGIASLIPVAIYPFMKRITNWPQLFLGFAFSWGALMGWAAVFGDLSLAPILLYIGGICWTIGYDTIYAHQDKEDDALVGVKSTARLFGDRTRLALIVLYALASILFALAAALADAGPAAFLGILLGAIHLGWQIVIIDIDDGDQCLQLFRSNKIYGWVLFIGFAADAMISGIFA from the coding sequence ATGTTCTTTTCCACCCGGGATACCGGCCCGGTCGCAGATGCGGTCAAGAAGCATTGGGTCGACACCCGCCTGCCTGCGGGTTTGCGCCCTTACGCCCGTTTGGCCCGCTGGGAGAGACCTATAGGGTGGTGGCTGCTGCTTTGGCCTTGCTGGTGGTCCGCAGCGCTTGCCGCGATCGCGGCGGGCAACAGCTGGCCGAATCCCTGGCATATGCTTTTGTTCCTGATCGGTGCCATTGCAATGCGTGGTGCTGGATGCACCTACAATGACATTGTGGACGTTGATATCGATGCTCAGGTAGAGCGGACGCGCTCCCGGCCGATCCCTGCCGGGCAGGTGAGCAAACGTCAGGCAAAAATTTTTCTTGTGGTCCAGGCGCTGGTCGGTCTGCTGGTCCTGCTGCAATTCAACAGCTTCTCGATTGCGCTCGGTATCGCGTCGCTGATCCCGGTCGCGATTTATCCGTTTATGAAACGGATAACCAACTGGCCACAGCTGTTTCTGGGGTTCGCATTTTCCTGGGGCGCGTTGATGGGATGGGCCGCTGTTTTTGGAGATCTGTCGCTGGCGCCAATCCTGCTCTACATCGGCGGGATATGCTGGACCATCGGTTATGACACGATCTATGCCCATCAGGACAAGGAAGATGACGCCCTAGTTGGTGTAAAGTCTACAGCCCGTTTGTTCGGCGATCGTACCCGGCTTGCGCTGATCGTGCTCTACGCTTTGGCGTCCATACTTTTTGCCCTTGCTGCAGCCTTGGCCGATGCCGGACCGGCAGCTTTCCTTGGGATTCTTCTGGGCGCGATCCATCTTGGCTGGCAGATCGTCATCATCGATATTGATGACGGGGATCAGTGTCTCCAGCTGTTCCGCTCGAACAAGATCTACGGCTGGGTCCTGTTTATCGGCTTCGCAGCAGATGCAATGATTTCAGGGATATTCGCGTAA
- a CDS encoding GNAT family N-acetyltransferase, protein MSRTWQVVLGSPVNRRDVLGIVRKCREETGRTFNKHYESAISWFLVDASAGRIYLIDVRGVPAGFASVSFQQSVSWGGRLAVLEELQLLKAYEGQGLAQRVLRAIIGDLENFGPDVVVAYVREDDPLAAVYEIEGFSRTALIRYSDQESEETG, encoded by the coding sequence ATGAGCCGCACTTGGCAGGTCGTATTGGGGTCTCCGGTCAACCGGCGGGATGTACTGGGCATTGTCCGCAAATGCCGGGAAGAGACGGGCCGGACTTTCAACAAGCATTATGAGAGTGCCATCAGCTGGTTTCTTGTCGATGCATCGGCCGGCCGGATCTACCTGATTGATGTGCGCGGTGTACCCGCGGGATTTGCCAGCGTGTCGTTTCAGCAATCCGTTTCGTGGGGAGGCCGGCTGGCGGTGCTGGAGGAGCTGCAGTTGCTGAAGGCTTATGAAGGGCAGGGGCTTGCCCAGCGGGTTCTCAGGGCAATCATTGGCGACCTGGAAAATTTCGGTCCGGACGTGGTGGTCGCCTATGTAAGAGAAGACGATCCGCTGGCAGCGGTATACGAGATCGAAGGGTTCTCCCGGACTGCTCTCATTCGTTATTCTGATCAGGAAAGTGAAGAAACCGGCTGA
- the purD gene encoding phosphoribosylamine--glycine ligase — MKVLLIGSGGREHSLAWALAKSPKLTKLYAAPGNAGIAAHAELSDLDVSDHAAVITFCRDKQIEFVVVGPEAPLVAGLVDDLDAAGIKAFGPSKAAAQLEGSKAFTKAVCDEANIPTAGYGRFDNAADALNYVRTKGAPIVIKADGLAAGKGVVVAMTLADAEAAVTDCFDGTFGAAGSEVVIEEFLEGEEASFFVLSDGINALPLATAQDHKRAYDGDEGPNTGGMGAYSPAPVLTDDLVADVMRSIVEPTIATLSKRGTPFKGVLYAGLMITSDGPKLIEYNTRFGDPECQVLMMRLKSDLLELMIASADGTLDQSHADWHDDVALTVVMAAKGYPGVYKKGTEIKGLNVISSDEAEVFHAGTKSDGDKILANGGRVLNITALGTSVKDAQAAAYKAVSKIDWPEGFCRSDIGWRAVARET, encoded by the coding sequence ATGAAAGTACTCCTGATCGGATCCGGTGGCCGTGAGCACTCCCTTGCCTGGGCCTTGGCGAAATCACCGAAGCTTACAAAGCTTTATGCCGCTCCCGGGAATGCCGGCATTGCCGCACATGCAGAGCTCTCCGATCTGGACGTTTCAGACCATGCAGCCGTGATCACCTTTTGCCGTGACAAGCAGATCGAGTTTGTCGTCGTCGGCCCAGAAGCTCCCCTTGTTGCAGGACTGGTCGATGATCTGGACGCGGCGGGCATCAAGGCCTTCGGTCCAAGCAAAGCCGCCGCCCAGCTTGAAGGATCCAAGGCCTTTACAAAGGCTGTTTGCGACGAAGCTAACATCCCGACTGCAGGATATGGCCGGTTCGACAACGCTGCGGATGCCCTGAATTACGTGCGCACAAAAGGTGCGCCCATCGTCATCAAGGCGGACGGCCTGGCTGCCGGCAAAGGCGTCGTGGTCGCCATGACACTTGCGGATGCGGAAGCTGCCGTAACGGATTGTTTTGATGGCACGTTCGGTGCGGCGGGCTCAGAAGTCGTGATCGAAGAGTTCCTGGAAGGCGAAGAAGCGAGCTTCTTTGTCCTGTCTGACGGCATCAACGCGCTGCCGCTAGCAACAGCACAGGATCACAAGCGGGCCTATGACGGCGATGAAGGCCCGAACACAGGCGGCATGGGCGCCTATTCCCCGGCTCCAGTTCTTACAGATGACCTCGTTGCGGATGTGATGCGTTCCATCGTTGAGCCGACAATCGCAACGTTGTCCAAGCGTGGCACGCCGTTCAAGGGCGTTCTCTACGCCGGCCTGATGATCACATCGGACGGCCCCAAACTGATCGAATACAACACGCGCTTTGGCGACCCGGAGTGCCAAGTGCTGATGATGCGCCTGAAAAGCGATCTTCTGGAACTGATGATCGCCAGCGCGGACGGTACACTCGATCAATCCCACGCCGACTGGCACGATGATGTTGCATTAACGGTTGTCATGGCTGCCAAGGGATATCCGGGTGTTTATAAAAAGGGTACGGAGATCAAAGGCTTGAATGTCATATCATCTGATGAGGCTGAAGTCTTTCACGCAGGAACAAAGTCCGACGGCGACAAAATCCTTGCAAATGGCGGCCGCGTTCTGAACATAACGGCGCTCGGCACATCGGTGAAAGACGCACAGGCAGCTGCCTACAAGGCCGTGTCAAAAATCGATTGGCCAGAAGGTTTTTGCCGGTCCGACATCGGCTGGCGGGCAGTCGCGCGTGAAACCTGA
- a CDS encoding alpha/beta fold hydrolase, with product MVKTLPDLFPGFESHFVETAQGPIFCRTGGTGPALLLVHGYPQSHVIWHKIAAGLAKSFTLVMPDLPGYGQSVIPPLSADHAAYSKRTMAQTMVEVMSHLGHEQFGAVGHDRGGRVVYRMALDMPDRISSAAVLDILPTFDYWNHLDRTFALKIYHWAFLAQPAPFPENMIAADPIPFLEHKLASWSAAKDLSPFSEGALQHTRAWFSDPVRIAASCEDYRAGAHIDYDHDAEDRRANRTINPPFLALWGEQGIAASIEDPLSIWQTWCPHAKGKAIKGGHFLPEESPREITQEILEFFSLQKIP from the coding sequence TTGGTCAAGACACTGCCAGACCTGTTTCCAGGTTTCGAAAGCCATTTCGTCGAAACTGCGCAAGGACCGATTTTCTGCCGGACAGGCGGCACCGGTCCGGCGCTCTTGCTGGTGCATGGCTATCCTCAATCACATGTGATTTGGCACAAGATCGCTGCGGGCCTTGCCAAGTCTTTCACTCTCGTGATGCCGGATCTTCCAGGATACGGTCAGTCCGTGATCCCTCCGTTGAGTGCCGATCATGCCGCCTACTCCAAACGAACCATGGCGCAGACCATGGTCGAGGTCATGTCTCATCTTGGCCATGAACAGTTTGGGGCGGTTGGACATGATCGGGGCGGGCGTGTGGTTTACCGCATGGCGCTGGACATGCCCGATCGAATTTCTAGCGCTGCGGTTCTCGATATCCTGCCAACATTTGACTACTGGAACCATCTTGACCGCACCTTTGCACTGAAGATCTATCATTGGGCGTTTTTGGCCCAACCGGCGCCCTTTCCTGAAAACATGATTGCCGCCGACCCAATCCCGTTTCTGGAGCACAAGCTCGCAAGCTGGAGTGCGGCAAAGGACCTGTCGCCTTTCTCTGAGGGCGCGCTTCAGCACACGCGCGCTTGGTTTAGCGATCCGGTGCGCATAGCGGCGAGCTGCGAGGACTACCGGGCCGGGGCGCATATCGACTATGATCATGACGCGGAGGATCGGCGGGCAAATAGAACCATCAACCCACCGTTTCTTGCGCTGTGGGGCGAACAGGGAATTGCGGCCAGTATCGAAGACCCGCTGTCAATCTGGCAGACGTGGTGTCCTCACGCCAAAGGTAAGGCGATTAAGGGCGGACATTTCCTGCCGGAAGAGTCACCAAGAGAAATCACGCAGGAGATACTCGAATTCTTTTCATTGCAGAAAATACCATAG
- a CDS encoding putative bifunctional diguanylate cyclase/phosphodiesterase: MRDTEVKRSGYHFLDTVESRLDHIAAQWSDDGARIERPLKAVFIGFLALIVCILTLQNIVTEVARLQMPFDRVQSASKKLVHQEQQRNAQALATLADRLTSDYNLTSAMVKNDPASVALYAERAFETFNGNEGPYRLAVYGLDHSVLYRKGPPAAALKISSEMTGDDNHVVSPRVANSLEYDQAGTIVVRSTEPLVHEGRLLGYLDLSSSIETHMMHLSAAINGKILKTGGPVTAASTARSNAQNAQAASAAVPLLFKEDDTILMTESLSLPLANAAPGSKIMLQRDVTTAATAFFKTTLVVLLVSLGFAILAWVLMQRLLARLQRRIGRTWSSLEEAVSSNTKELERSRAQLLEAQAIASIGSWECDVSTKEISASEEFFRITGISPTTASGNLLEQLIERVPATDLPRVKSVVHHALAQCQPFDLEHSILRADGSLARIHTKGRVFKGENGRSVRGIGTVHDITERSNTERQNRLMAKILETSLNEIYVLNADTYKVEYANACAITNLDYTLTELQNLTLWDINQEFSRSTIAEKLVPLAEGTEANITGEAQQRRKDGTDYPVDFQIQMVRDQGRNRIVAMANDISDRVQRESETRDAKERAERLAYFDPLTKLSNRAGCQRDAGKRFAKTEKPAFLIHVDMDNFKRVNDTLGHLAGDYCLAETGRRLREVSRGLGTPYRWGGDEFVILANSSDSDPNELCERARRLMRAPMEFNGTTFWPTVSMGIALCPDHGTNFETLLVNADLALYRSKHSGKDRFTFYSSDLQSVSDKETELERELHMAAQRDEFFLVFQPQVNMRTHKVVGVEALVRWQHPERGVVSPGEFLPVVEKTGFAAVLGEIVLDKAFAAAKSWQDAGLDFGRISVNVSPAHLSSGMLFEQFKTAMERHDLAPERITAEVLESVFLDDHKSGHLSTLKDLYEMGVHVELDDFGTGYASLTHVVDLPINGLKIDRSFTQQMLEDDRKEILINQLIHLARSLNISVVCEGVETEEQYDRLRMMGDFAVQGFLIARPLRFEDATNWMSETAEDLYFVF, from the coding sequence ATGCGGGACACCGAAGTGAAACGGTCCGGATATCATTTTCTCGATACTGTGGAATCCCGGTTGGATCATATCGCCGCTCAATGGAGCGACGATGGCGCTCGGATTGAACGCCCGCTTAAAGCTGTTTTTATTGGTTTTCTAGCGCTCATCGTTTGCATTCTTACGCTCCAGAACATCGTCACTGAAGTCGCCCGACTGCAGATGCCTTTTGATCGAGTGCAATCAGCTTCCAAAAAGCTGGTCCACCAGGAACAGCAGCGAAATGCCCAGGCTCTTGCAACGCTCGCAGACCGTTTGACGTCCGATTACAATCTGACTTCGGCGATGGTCAAGAATGATCCCGCATCTGTTGCGCTTTATGCTGAGCGTGCGTTTGAAACCTTCAACGGCAACGAGGGGCCTTACCGGTTGGCAGTTTATGGACTTGACCATTCGGTTCTGTACCGAAAGGGTCCTCCGGCAGCCGCATTGAAGATCTCGTCAGAGATGACCGGAGACGACAATCATGTAGTTTCGCCGCGTGTCGCCAACAGCCTAGAATATGATCAAGCCGGAACCATTGTGGTTCGCAGCACAGAACCTTTGGTGCATGAGGGCCGGCTGCTCGGCTATCTGGATTTAAGTTCCAGTATCGAAACCCATATGATGCATTTGAGTGCTGCCATAAACGGCAAAATCCTCAAAACCGGCGGGCCGGTAACCGCTGCGTCCACCGCCCGTTCCAACGCGCAGAACGCACAAGCAGCATCTGCCGCTGTTCCTTTGCTGTTCAAGGAAGATGACACTATTCTCATGACCGAGAGCTTGTCTCTTCCATTGGCGAATGCTGCGCCGGGCTCGAAAATCATGCTGCAGCGGGACGTCACGACTGCAGCCACAGCGTTTTTCAAGACCACTCTCGTCGTGCTGCTTGTCAGCCTCGGCTTCGCCATCCTCGCCTGGGTTCTCATGCAGCGCCTCCTGGCCCGGCTTCAACGCAGAATTGGCCGCACATGGTCCAGCCTGGAAGAAGCAGTCAGTTCGAACACCAAGGAACTTGAACGCAGCCGTGCCCAGCTTCTTGAGGCTCAAGCGATTGCCTCAATCGGCAGCTGGGAGTGCGATGTCAGCACGAAAGAGATCTCTGCCTCGGAAGAGTTTTTCCGGATTACCGGGATTTCGCCCACGACAGCGTCTGGCAATCTGCTCGAGCAATTGATCGAACGCGTGCCTGCAACTGATTTGCCCCGGGTCAAGTCAGTCGTTCATCATGCTCTCGCACAATGCCAGCCTTTTGATCTGGAGCATTCGATCTTGAGAGCTGATGGCTCGCTTGCACGGATCCACACCAAGGGGCGTGTATTCAAAGGTGAAAATGGCCGAAGCGTTCGGGGTATCGGAACTGTCCACGACATAACGGAACGATCCAACACAGAACGCCAGAACAGGCTTATGGCAAAGATCCTTGAGACGTCGCTCAACGAGATCTATGTCCTCAACGCGGATACCTACAAGGTAGAATACGCAAACGCCTGCGCGATCACGAACCTCGACTACACGCTGACCGAGCTGCAAAATCTGACACTCTGGGACATCAATCAGGAGTTCAGCCGCTCCACTATTGCCGAAAAACTCGTTCCATTGGCCGAGGGTACAGAGGCCAATATCACAGGCGAAGCCCAACAGCGCCGGAAGGATGGAACGGATTATCCGGTCGACTTCCAAATCCAGATGGTGCGCGACCAGGGCCGCAATCGCATCGTCGCCATGGCGAATGACATTTCTGACCGGGTCCAAAGGGAATCTGAAACCCGGGACGCAAAGGAACGTGCGGAGCGCCTTGCCTATTTTGATCCGCTGACGAAACTCTCTAACCGCGCTGGTTGTCAGCGCGATGCCGGAAAGCGGTTCGCCAAAACCGAAAAACCCGCGTTTCTCATCCATGTGGACATGGACAATTTCAAACGTGTCAATGACACACTGGGGCACCTGGCCGGTGACTACTGCCTTGCGGAAACAGGACGCCGCCTGCGCGAAGTCAGCCGTGGGCTCGGGACACCCTACCGTTGGGGCGGCGATGAGTTTGTTATTCTGGCGAATTCCTCGGACTCCGACCCGAACGAATTGTGTGAGCGCGCGCGCCGGCTGATGCGTGCCCCGATGGAGTTCAACGGTACAACCTTCTGGCCGACCGTCAGCATGGGGATTGCCCTATGTCCGGACCATGGCACGAACTTCGAAACACTTCTGGTGAATGCGGACCTTGCACTTTACCGGTCCAAACACAGCGGCAAGGACCGGTTCACGTTCTACTCATCAGATTTGCAGTCTGTCAGCGACAAGGAAACAGAGCTTGAACGTGAGCTTCACATGGCGGCTCAGCGCGACGAGTTCTTTCTTGTTTTCCAACCGCAGGTCAACATGCGCACCCACAAGGTCGTCGGGGTCGAAGCGCTTGTCCGCTGGCAGCATCCGGAACGCGGCGTCGTCTCTCCAGGGGAATTCCTGCCCGTCGTTGAAAAGACGGGTTTTGCCGCTGTTCTTGGAGAAATCGTTCTCGACAAGGCGTTCGCGGCAGCCAAATCCTGGCAGGATGCAGGGCTGGATTTCGGCCGGATCTCGGTAAACGTTTCTCCGGCGCACCTGTCCTCCGGCATGCTGTTCGAGCAATTCAAAACCGCGATGGAACGGCATGATCTGGCACCAGAACGGATTACAGCCGAAGTCTTGGAGTCGGTGTTCCTGGACGACCACAAATCAGGTCACCTATCGACGCTCAAAGACCTTTATGAAATGGGCGTGCATGTCGAGCTGGATGATTTCGGCACAGGGTATGCGTCGCTCACCCATGTGGTCGATCTTCCGATCAACGGCCTCAAGATCGACCGTTCGTTTACCCAGCAGATGCTTGAGGACGACCGCAAGGAAATCCTCATCAACCAGCTGATCCATCTGGCCCGTTCGCTCAATATTTCGGTTGTTTGCGAGGGTGTGGAGACAGAAGAGCAATACGACCGCTTGCGCATGATGGGCGATTTTGCTGTGCAAGGCTTCCTCATTGCCCGGCCATTGCGGTTCGAAGACGCCACCAACTGGATGTCGGAAACCGCTGAAGACCTCTATTTCGTATTTTAG